The window atGATGGTTGTCGATCAGAGCAGTCTTTCTTGGTTACACTTGTGCTTCCTGCTTTAAACTTTTCAACCAAATCATAAACTTTTCATTAAGCTTGCTGTTTACACTTTTGTACAGAGCTAACATACTTCAGTGAATTTTAGCAAGTTTCACTCCCTCTGTCCAAACAGATCTCACTACTGCACGTCATTTAACAATGGGACAATCCCACAGTGCAGCGTCCaggttcatttgaccttggcatTAATTAGACTAACTACAGAGCTCTCCGCTAAGCATGTTCAAACTACTCCTGAACCATCGAGtacatgttgtattgtgtcagctttaatccacTGTGGTTACTGtgcaattttcaaattgcctttttgatttaccctcatactACAAATACCATTTTGCCACACATTAATTAACTTGCCTGGTtgaatttgttttcttaaaagaTGGGTGACAAATtacaacaagttaattaaatataaaaataagttctatgagaaaaaaatattgccACATGATATAcaactttaaaaacaactgaGGTTGGCATGACTACATTTAGAGACTAATTCAAAGATTAAactgtcaacaacaacatttatttatatagcacattttcatgcaaacagtgtagctcagagtgctttacaaaatgaaataaatatgaagttaatatataaaacatatacaaacaagattaggcaatattatacagtatgtaacaaagatgTATGTAAGGTTGAATGggaagaaggacagaaaaaaaaaacaaaaaaaaaaaattccagttaggctggagaaaaaaacaatcatGATTACTGTCCTTAGTCTTTAAATTAACCTTTAAAGTCTCAATGGCATAGAAGATttcagtatatataaattattatatctGATAGTAATGTAAATGATAAGATATATATTCACACATTAATTACTCTTTTTGACAAATCAAATGTGCATGTATGGGAAGTGAGATGAAAACTAAATATTTGGAGGAATACAAATATGTATCCCTGGTTCTTTGTTTCAAATTATCAATGCATTATATGTAAGTAAATTAGTTACATATCAAATATACTATCCAAATTGTGACAACTGAATCCTCATTTACCCAATCATGAATGGCTGAATCTTATGCATACAAAAATACGGTTTCTGTAAGTGCATGACAGTGTACACTAACAGCGTgtcaaaagttagtttttttttacttatttataaaataagcagTATGTGGCATGCATAGAAATAAATCATCTTTTTTGTTGTATTGGATGATTTATATTTAGAATATTAAACACCATCTCAAAACAGTGAGGTGATAAACTGGTAAATTAAAGTTACAGGCTCTCAATTCCAATttcaaaagttaatttaaaatatgaatattacAGGTTGTATTTAATGCATATTATTGCCATGACAGAACACTGATCATGCCCTTTAACTATTGATCTGCAGGTAGTTGGGACAGTATTGAGGTAAATGAAAGTGAACCTCCCCAAGttctaaaatttattaaaaaagaaacacatttattgGAAGATGATGCAAATGAAATTTTACAAAAGCTAAAACGTGATAATGtaagttacaaaatattttttttacttacaaatAAAATTCAGCATCTTGCTTTTtgtcatttcagttttaaaaCCAAAGACAGGTAATGTCTTTATAGCTGACCTTTAGAAGATCAGTAAttgcattgtgtttattattttctgctaatgagaatttttataggttacatttttgttttggtttattttaagtATCATCTATTCATATCTTAAACAACTTTGTCTAAGTCATGAGGAAATAAAATAGTGCCTTAACAGACAGCATGTAGAACATGGCTTCAGAGAATTTCCATAATTACATTTGAGACTGACCTAGACACTTAAAATGCTGTGATTAAACtgtgattatatatataattgGAGAGAAACTTAcacaatgtttgtttttaaccttgATACTTAATGAGATTCCCTCACAATAACATTCCAACTGAAGCATTTTACCTGTGTAGTTTTAAGAGAGGCAATTTAAAAGTTAGCTAATTTTAGTGTGATTAAGTTGGACATACCGCCCTTGAAGCCTCATCCgcactcctcccaactctgactgccCTTCCTTATAGGAAACTCAGCTTCTTTTGGTCAGGGGCAAGTCTATTAAAGAGGTCAAATCGAGCCCTTGTAGCTCCCCCTGGTGCACTCAAGAACCCCAATAGGACTGTCCTATATGACTACAATTCCCCACCTGCCCTGCTGATATTCCTATGGGTGTCCCAGCAATGGTATGCTGCCATCACGTGTACAGAGGAAGAATGTAACTTTGGGCAGCAGACACCTCATGTCCTTCTTGTAGCTTCCCTTTCTGGCCAAAAGATAATCTCCATCCTGGTCGGAAAACCTGTCCATCCCACACGGCACTCACTCTACTTAACTTTATGTGAACATGTATACCCAGTGCTAGGTGCTTTTCAAAAGGAAGAAATAGCTTTTTCCCTTCAACTTCCCATTCCATAATTTGAGCTTTTGCTTTTCTGGTATCTGAATGTAGGCATGCTGCTATAAACAGGacacatttttttgttactaTCTATTGCTTTTAAGCTCAGGCTATTTACTCTGATTTCTAAAGGCTGTCCTAAGGTGCTTCCTTCAAATTGGACTAATAGAGTAAAAAcaaattgtacaataaaatattttgtgtatatatttatagattCACACCCACAAACATTTAAAGCCTACTTCCATATTTTGTGACTGTTCTCAACTGTTTAATTGCTAAATATTACAAACGAGAAATCTACAACAGATTAAAATTATCAGCAATTAAAGCAACAGTTATTTAATGAGTAATTTTTTAACGTTTTCATTTAAATGACTGATGTAGCtggaaaagtaaaacatttctttggagtgtaaaaaaatacaaatttaaaaaggcaaatgcaaagagtctattttacatttactttggttTTACCATATAACACAATTCAGAGAAAGATAACCTGTATTCtcatataaatttatttatattgtcataTACCAATAATCACAAAAGTGTTATCTAGATTTTCAATGAAAATACTTATTGTTTCTTTGTACCACTTTCTGTAGTTTTTAGATGATCCAGGTCTTAAAAATGACTCAAAAAACCGACCAATCCAGCTCCCCCTAGCACAGTCAAGAGATCTGTTTGCAGCAGATGAAGTCACTTTAAATAGTAAGTCTAATAAACCAAAAGGAAATATTGAAACTTGTTTAAAAACAGTTGATTTTTTCACTTGAAATGAAAAGCATTGCTATAAATTACtataaagtagaaaaaagtgTAATATAATGGAATAATCTATTTTTCTATCATTTCATGTTAatcaatataattaaaacatCATACTCAGAGGTTTTCAGACTTGCACCAGATGCTCCCGGGATAGACTGACTCCTGCAGAACTTCATTAAGaaggacaatggatggatgggtgtaatTTTAACTTAGCTATAAGACACATTTCCAGTAAATCGTGATCATTGTTTTTCCTTAActacaaaaaaattacattctcTGTTAACGTTACAATATAAGGCATCAACAAAAATTTGATTGAAGCCCTGCAGTTTCTATACTAAACTGAACGATCTATTCATATTCTAGCATGCTCTATTTGAATATAAGAAAAGATCTGTAACTATAATATAGAGTATTAGGTTTATCTTACTAAAATTtatataactttttttatttactttattcttaAAGAGGAGTTTCAAGCTACCACCATGACCGATGTTACAATGTCAAGAGCATATCTACAGAAAGTTCACCAAATTAGGAAGGGCTTTTCAATCACAAATCAGCCTCAGCCAACTATAGCAGAACTCTTCCAGAAAATGAGTTTATCTACTGAAGATGAGCTCTTGTTCATCCAACTTCCAGATACAATCCCTGGACAGTCAGCAACCACCAGTGAAAAGATTTCTAAAACAGAGACAAAACCTGAAGAAAAGCATTCACTGCCTTTTAAAAGTCATGTAAGCTACATACGTCTGTGacttgcatttatttgtgtaaaaGTCAGATTTCTACTTTTTGATAGTCCTCAACTGTGCAACTTAAACTCATAAAACATAATGTAGTTATCTATATTAGAATCTCTAGATGAGTTGGAAGGTATTTTTGATGACACAAGTTTTAGTGGTAATTAAAAGCATCTTAGTCTTATTCAAGTTACTAAGTACATTGTGTAATCACAAAGTATCATTTCTTGTATTCATGGCATGTACACAGTATGTCAAGATATGAATGGTGAACCTTTTCTTAAATGAATTGTGAATCTTTTCTTCATTTAGATCATGTATGGAATTATCCCAAACACCACAGAACCAACCACTACCCAGTAAAAATCAGTAATAGAATGGTTTGAGGTTAAGCATGCAAATGTAGTATTttctaaaagaaacaaaatactgcTGATCAAGTACTACTATGCATTACaagatttattctttgtttttaaggataccttaaaaaatgaaaatacaccaACTTTGGCTGGCTTCACCGAGGGCCATATTGGTAAGATTCAAATTAGAAAATCTGGAAGAGTACAGCTTGTCTTGGGGGAAGTTGCACTGGATGTTTCAGAAGGAGCAGCTTTCTCTTTTTTACAGGTATTTCTTACATTAGAGAatcaaatttgaagaaaaaacaattttccTCACCCAAATCATTCTAGGCAAGCTTACGGAAAAATAGACGAAAACTGTCCAAACGGCAACAAATTTAAGGCAGAACATTGCATTTTGCATCACACTGAGGAGGCCCAGAGGATAACCCTCATAAGCATGCAGACTATACAACTGTCACTCAACCTGAAGACACCCAATGTTTAGGAGGTGAAAacacaataatgaaaacaaatatatagATGTACAAAATCTGAACAAATAGGACTGGCAAATCATTAACTGCATGCTTTAATGTGGGAGTGAAAATTTGACAAacaccaaattatttttttttctcccatattATACTTGAATACCAGTGAACTCAACCACTTCAGAATTTTCTGATGTAATTAACTGAAAAGATTGGAACATTGCAAATGTTAATAAAGATATACAAAGATTATCTTTTAGTTTAATATACACCGTGAGGGAATTATATTGAAAAATCTGTATTTTGGCATTCTGGAGccaacatttgttttttctttttcttttcagcaacTGGTTTCCATTCGTCTATCTGAAGGACGTACAGGAGACCTAACTGTACTTGGCAATGTAAAGCACAAACTTGTATGTTCTCCAGATTTTGAAGCACTTTTAAAGGAGGTGAAATTTGCATCACAGACAAATTCAAGAATATTGTGAATTTGGTGGTTACAAAGATCTtgtgtgtaatttatgtatgtagttgtttttttaactgtaaatatcaaatgtttttcttttaagcattgtaattttttttaaatttattgctaTGTTGTATTTTGTTAATGATATTTGATGCAATAAAAGACTGTTGTATTAGAAAGTACAGCATTGAAGatgatatttatttagttttaagaaGTACAAAATATGAACTGATTGGCGGGGAATTGCTTTTTCTTACACCttgcaatatcaaaaaaacataacatgatACTTCTAAAAGTGTAATGCACTTTGCAATCCCTTTatacttttacttttccttcatcAACAGTTCAACACAGATTATATCCCCACATTATTTTCCTGTTCCAAATGTACCATGGTACAGTATCTAGTTTACATCCTTGTCAAAACCACATAAAACATGGAATGTGGCACATGACATACTGACAACTGATGTGAAAAAGTCTTACTTTTGAAAATATGAACAATTCCTTCAAGTTCAATATTGATTCACAGTTTAAGTAAATACAAGGAAAATACATTTAGTTATTTGAAAACATAAATCTGGAGGGCATAACTATGGAACTCCTTTTTGCAGAGTTATTCCTccctcttttttgccttttttgccctttttgctCTTGCTGCAGATAAGGCAGGTTTTTTGGATGTTGTAGGTCTatctttagttttctgtttctggATTTTGGCCTTTGTCTTTGCCctttttgtatgttttgctttTACAGATGTAGATATGTACTTCCGTACAAGTTCTTCCCGTCCAATTCGAATCATATGGTCCTCCCAAgacttgatttcatttttatagcGTATTTTGTCATCTTCTGCAAGTCGCATATAGCCctaaattataacaaaaaattatttcttaTTGCTTATACTTTTTTGCTGAATTCTAcagtaacaattaaaataaaatgtaaagttctTGTTAAATAAATTCTTCACATTCACAAAAATTTCTGTCAGTTCACTGAATTAATGGAATTTCAGGTTCAAGTATGCTGTACCACAGATACGTATTTCCTTCAAAATCAAATTTCCTAAATGTTTTCAAAACAACTCTTATATACAACACTtgcctgtttttgagaagaattCAGTCTCACCCATTCATTAAACAAGCCCTTCATCTTCtcctaaaagacaaaaagtacaaatattatTCCAAATATGAATTTATTTCATTATGTAAATGTCACATATAATAAAAGTAAGCTATAAATATCTGAAGAGAAGTCCTGTAAACAGGACAATAACCAACTGTGCAATTCTAACCCAGATGCTAGATCAGAAAGACTGCACCTCTAAGCTATGTGCAGCCATGTCAATCACAGATAAATGCTTGCATATTAACTAAACCTTTTTTTCATACTactacaataaatatatttattctgtACCTTATCACTGTTTGTTTATGAAGGCAACAAAAATATCCCACTTTAATATATAGAGGTATTACATCTTTACAGACAACCATTGACAATCGTGCTTGCttatttgtttataaatataGGCAAGATTGCCTGAATGTTTTTACAGATAATTTGggattaactaataaaatatttttttgagacAAACAGCATTTttagttagaatttgttaataCCTGTAATGAAACTCCTTTAGCCTCTACAAAGTGTTCAGccataaaaatgttaaatgccGATCTTGGTCGTTTAGGCTTCCCAAGCACTGTTAACtcctataaatgtaaataaattattgcTGAATAAGGATCTAATAAATTAACATCAACaatatattttcaataaaaaaacagcactatTATTCATACACCTTTTAATTTGGTTAATTTGCTCtttcttatttaaatttttagtaTACCTAAAAATAAACAATCCAAAAGATGTCTCTTTTTTAAAGATAAAGGATTCTACAGCTGACAGTTACAGAATTGAGTATCATTGTCTAGAAAAAGTTCATGTGAACTTGAATTACTTTTTGCATTCTTAGATCATTTAAAAATGATGGCAAGCATCCTTTGTTATCTTAAAGGTTCTTTAATTTAGTGTCTGTGAATAAATCATATAATATTTTGAACAATCAGAGACACTCACCCTCTTTCTTctcattaattttcttttaactctTTTCTGACGTTTCTCCTCCTTAAATGCAGCTGCCTGGGCTGGAGTTAGCTGTGCATTAAATTTTTCTAtatcttgtttatatttttctctaGCTAAACTTGCTGCCTCCAGAAAAGGCTGAATTTAGAAATAAAGAATGTCAATAACAAAGAAAATTCAAACACTATACAATTCAGTTCAACACATGAATCCTAAGAATACTGTCTTTTTCAGCAGAAGAAAAACAATCTCTAAATTTACTAGTGTAAAAGACTTGGTATATTGAATGTATCAAAGTTTTGAATATGTGATGAAACATATATACAAAAGTTTACCTTTTTCTGGTCAGGTGTCATTCCTCTCCATTcttgtgcaattttttttgttatttccacAATTCGTAATGctggaaaatgtatatatttttaatctaTTGAGTTTTCATATAGgtttcataaacatttatatttactttataaattcacttttcaatccgtattttttcattgcaaaacaatgataaaccagcccatcccagaagcactgggcacaaggcaggaaccaaatctgTATAGGATGCAAGACCATGGCAGAAACCGCTAAGTACACACTCACTCTCACTCAGAACAGCTGACAGTTAACCTaatgtgcacatctttgggatgtgaccATTACTTTGTCAGAAATTAGATGGCGACATATCActtaaatactgaaaaatgttgtaaaccaaaaataaataaaaatgagcacAGTCTCGGGTTATGTATGGTCAACAGACATTTTTTGACTTGTGGCAAAATGTTGTGTTAACTAATGACATCAGATCACTCAAGAGTCAGATTCAGTACTGTACTTGCTGCAGCctgttaaaaaggtaaaaattactCCTCGCTGAGTCCTTATAGGAATTCTCTACCCAAAAGTggtattttattatgttaattaCGTGACGACTTTGAAgaggtggctgagaaaaaaatttaatctgttttcatgcagaatgtaaAGGAAGAAGCTTAAGACATAACATACAGCAGTAACAACCTGTGCTGCATAAttgtaaacaatctaaaaaaaatgaaacactttcttcagtttaaaaagttATTGCCAGGAGGGTTTAGGATTACAGCGCTGATAATTCAGGAAGtaaccatttaacaatattttagcaaaaaagcatgctTTTTGATCAATGACATGTGGATTAAGTGACACCAGTaatgcaaaattttgtttttcttttttagtggacttttttttttttttacattgttgccATTGTACGGCACTGGTCACTAGTGCTTTCTCTAATATCATACATTTCTTTCTATTCCgcattaaaaaatgacatttttttttcttgaccaccactacaaagtacatggggcaagtaacatataaaaaaatattttttttggtggagtataAGGCATTCTACAATGTCAGAAGATGACCAGTTCTGAAATTGTGAAGTCTAATATCAAAGTATATCTAATACGTACTAATGtgcaaaaataatctaaaaatacatctaaatgacaagcataaaatattttatgaggTCATAATACCTGgatattgttttaatattatggGCTGTTTCTGCATTGCATATCGGAGATATCCAGTCAGTGGTCTTTTGGGAGGATTTAAAGAACTTGTGCTGAAAGAGACTTTCTTCATCACTTCACAAGTAcacctgtaataaaaaaaaaagttttttgtagccaaaaaaaaatacaaaagatatcAATACATGACCTCCCTAATCTTTTCGTTTTTTCTATTTCTGAGTTTTAAAAGTGGTAAGACTCACCCAATTTATCGCGAAACGTTTATATTAAAATTTGAATTGTTAGCAAATAACATATCTATTAACATTGAAGTTACTGTATGTTCATTTGCATTAAGAATGGGGAAAGGTAAGCCTATCACTAAACATGATGAAGACAGGGCTAAATATAAACGTGAATATGGACATATTGTAACAAAACGATTCCGTCAAGACTGCAAAACACATGGGAACTTAGTGCGTGGACATAGTACAATAATGAGAATTTATACACTTAAATATCAAGGGGACAGAAACCTGTCTTTAACAACGTTCAAAAACCAGTATTCCACCGTTGAAATAAGTAATCTCTGACGAGGATAGGCCAATCAGCCCAACGTCTTCCGACACTGCTCGACTCGTGTTGTGATTACTGCCCTGGTCCGAGCCCGGTCTTAAAGCCACCAAGTGTGTTTTACTTCACTCGCGATATCAGGCAAGCGCCGCGATAGCTCGTTACTATAACCACTCGACTGAGCCCTACACACGTTTTCACTTGTCAGAGCAACAAGACAAGACGAGGATCGGAATTCCAAGACAAACCCTATATAATCACGTTTCACTGCAAAGCTCCGTGCAAAAATCATTTTGTACATAATGTCGAAGAGGCACCACATTCACGACATTTGAAAATGACAGAAACGTAGAGGAGCTCAGTGTGCACGCGTCAGTAAATGTTGACTAAGTAGATTAAATTCAGAGTCATTATCTCGGGTGCCTGATGAATAATAACAATGTCAAGACGCTTACCTTGTGAACGACCGAGTGCTCAAGAAGCCAACAGCTTTCGAAAAAAACGCAGCTCCATTTGAAATTAAAGAGACCATTACTACTGttttaagtaaacattaaatataaaaacaaaagcaactcTCCCTCCCTATCCTCTGTCCTAACCACAGTGTACAAACTTTAGGCGCTTAGTTTTGTTATCATCCTCGTGCATTGTGGGTAAATTTGTCGGACGGATGAAATTCGACTGTACATTCACTGCCGCACTTTCAACATCCGAACGTGTTCACCTGCCTGTCAATTGAggtaaacatttgtttttttaaattagccaGTTACCGCACTGggttataatcatcaaaaacTGATTTGATAAACACtaccacattattaaaaacatttttgtagttCACCTCATAAGCACTggaatgtagaaattagaaatgctctttttttcttgtatagtGTTCGAATTTGGTATGAGCGCGATTCTGTGGACTCTGAGTGCCCCAGCAAAAAATTCCAAGGGGCCTTCCAACTCACGCTCCCCTGAGTCCCGACATTATTGCAGTTATTCTAGCGCAAACCCAAATTCATAAAACTCGTTTAGGTTAGATTAGagcaactttattaatcccatggggaaattcagatgctgATCAACAAGGAGTATTTGATAAacacaaatcctttatttttatattgcacaaagcatattatataaataaaacaatacgataaaaataacatccatccatccatccattttccaacccgctgaatccgaacacagggtcacgggggtctgctggagccaatcccagccaacacagggcacaaggcaggaaccaatcccgggcagggtgccaacccatccatccatccatccattttccaacccgctgaatccgaacacagggtcacgggggtctgctggagccaatcccagccaacacagggcacaaggcaggaaccaatcccgggcagggtgccaacccaccgcaggaaaaataacatcagtatagaaattcaataataataatagaataaagtaaataaaaatctaaagaaaaaagtaaataaaatgtaaaatgaagtaAGGTGCAAATGGtaatagaaataaatacaaaatgcacattgtactatttaaaaaatgatgtgcACGTAACGGAATTTAAAAAACTGACTCGTAAAGTTATTACTGTAACTTTCAAAATTGCTGTAAAGTGTACACGCTGCAGGGTCAGGACCCACAATATACAAACTGTCCTCGGCAGATAGAGAACAAATTGAACTTGGGTTTAGCACTGAGTTCGTCGTTGTCTATGTGTTTTCAACTGCTTCTGTGCCTTCGGAGTTTAGCTACTTCGCTGTGAGACCCTCATATTTAAGGTTTCAGAACTGATCGATTTCTTTGGTTTCTTCTCCTATTCGGATGTCATCTTTTATTTCGActgtagtttttgttttactgatggatttgatttctttttcactTCACATAAGTTTATCAGTTATTTTCCTCTGTTGCTGTCCAACATTCCGACAGTACATTCCGAGTATGTGAGGTGCTTCTTCTGATTCTGCAGTTCAGTTCTAACCCCCTCTAATTAAAAATGCTCAGGTTAACATGGAGATACATTATTGAATCATCATTCCAGATTCTGTACTACTTACCACAGTCCTTTCCTCCTCTTGACCCCCCACATTTTGCTTGCAGACATTTAAATCCTCTTCAAGATTTATGAAAATGGCTCTGATTACATTTAATGTTACTAAAAAACAATGCTCATTACAGGCATTCTCATAACAGAGATTGGGAtatcttgggggggggggttgagttGTGGTGGTGTTGTGTGTTAATGCTATGCTTCAATAGGTGGGCTGAGTTCCTACAAATTTGACATTGCAATGAGTacctacaatatataaataaacacccTCAGGGGGAGGCCCCCTCCCAGTTCGGAGCCCTAGGCAATTGCCTGCCTTGCCTGTCCTGTTGCTGCGCCTCTAAATACAAGAATAAATCAATTTTCAAAAGAACAATAAATCATGTTATCCCCTATTACAGCCGAAGTCTAAGAATATTTATGTTTCAAATTATAGAAACTTAACTCCTTTGAGTTGATTTGTCTTTCTATTAAATAC of the Erpetoichthys calabaricus chromosome 2, fErpCal1.3, whole genome shotgun sequence genome contains:
- the tfam gene encoding transcription factor A, mitochondrial, translating into MVSLISNGAAFFSKAVGFLSTRSFTRCTCEVMKKVSFSTSSLNPPKRPLTGYLRYAMQKQPIILKQYPALRIVEITKKIAQEWRGMTPDQKKPFLEAASLAREKYKQDIEKFNAQLTPAQAAAFKEEKRQKRVKRKLMRRKRELTVLGKPKRPRSAFNIFMAEHFVEAKGVSLQEKMKGLFNEWVRLNSSQKQGYMRLAEDDKIRYKNEIKSWEDHMIRIGREELVRKYISTSVKAKHTKRAKTKAKIQKQKTKDRPTTSKKPALSAARAKRAKKAKKREE
- the zgc:171971 gene encoding DNA-directed RNA polymerase III subunit RPC4 — encoded protein: MDATAMSLNQGVSDNNPGTPGPSMSRPQLSLGRNLPGRIVLNPPPPPGRLSSLRSRDLTLGGFKKKTFTPNVHSVRKTKDEFKEEPQITSKREKRDKDDRQRESRGKKRDRPQTIQSHSIFEQGPADTTRRMGSWDSIEVNESEPPQVLKFIKKETHLLEDDANEILQKLKRDNFLDDPGLKNDSKNRPIQLPLAQSRDLFAADEVTLNKEFQATTMTDVTMSRAYLQKVHQIRKGFSITNQPQPTIAELFQKMSLSTEDELLFIQLPDTIPGQSATTSEKISKTETKPEEKHSLPFKSHDTLKNENTPTLAGFTEGHIGKIQIRKSGRVQLVLGEVALDVSEGAAFSFLQQLVSIRLSEGRTGDLTVLGNVKHKLVCSPDFEALLKEVKFASQTNSRIL